The window AAGCAAAAACAAATGGTGATTTTGAAATGGCCATTTCCTTATACAAAGAATATCTGTCTATGGTAGATCCTTCCTTCACTCATGGTGTTTGGTTTTCCATGGCCGAAATTTTATTTGAAACAAAACAATTGCAAGTATCACTCACCCACTGTGACAAAGCCCTTACCATGATGAAAGATTTTATCCCTGCCTTAGAACTTCGGATCAAAATCCAGAAGGAACTAGGAAACCCAAAAGCAGC of the Leptospira biflexa serovar Patoc strain 'Patoc 1 (Paris)' genome contains:
- a CDS encoding tetratricopeptide repeat protein, producing MEVDGKKALAVLDKAEEAKTNGDFEMAISLYKEYLSMVDPSFTHGVWFSMAEILFETKQLQVSLTHCDKALTMMKDFIPALELRIKIQKELGNPKAAEKDQTLIDELDKIEQSKWDDPNHYYHYK